ATAAgactaaaactttatattttgtaatgattttgaattgaagctaataaagaaactgaattagtcattccgagggtaaacacagaacaagtttATATCTAGCTGTCAATGCTGTCTTCAGTGAAGGCAAGGAACAGGTCCCAGGGTGAAATGGTAACAGGAAGGAGTCTAAGATTTAGCATTGCCCCAGGGCAAATTGAGACTCAGGTCTACTTTCCTGCTGATCTATAAAACCCATCTTGGCAGGCTGTACCAAGTTGCCCTAGGAAAGCTGCTCTGGGCCCTATACTTTTTTCCCTTTCACAAGTACTGGTGACAGGACGCAATCATGGGTCTTATCTGTCCATGGGCTCAAGGGGGTGATACTGGAACCTCAATACCATCATCAGTCAAATAGTATTGACCCATTCTCAAACAAAAGCCATCAGTCTGTTGATAAGGCAGGGACTGAGAGCTGAAAGTAAGGTGGTTAACCAAGGAGACCAGTTGAATAAGTTTTATACCATCCAGCTTCGGCgtgagcattttatttttttattgttaatttatttcttaacaaGACCATTGACTCTCTAATTACCCCAGAGTGACCGACatagaaacaacattttttttttttaccagaaggGGAAGACCAAACCTCTTAGTATTAATACAAAAatttatgactcagtttatctaaatagcttaaacccaacaaagttagcaaagacaaggaagCTAAACACGCATTTTTTAAGCCTGAAGAGACCTTGaacaaggaaatacatttttaaaccattagttaatatttttaatgctttgacctttaaaaaaagttttcaaaataaggGGAACCCCCATTATAAAATTTTTCCATTGTTATTTTATAACTGCATTTTTGCCtatgttatgaattttaatttaaacaccTGACATGCAGGTGGTCCTAGACTACCCCTGTACAACAACTCCCAAAAGATGGAGATTCATAGACTTGGATGCTGTTCCAAGCCCTCTATCAAACTGCTTAGGTCTTCTGCAtcacaagaaatgaacatttccatTTTTGGTTAGCTTTTGGTGCTTATGGCTCTGACCctaatttttagccttttattttaagtttaaatgttaacaatataaaacattttataagcacaaATGTTCCAAagccttaaaaattatttaaaattttttctaaaacaagaaaatctcttaaatgtcttccTGCAATATCAAAAATGAAGTACTTCTTTGGTCTCACACGACAGCATACACAAAGCCTGTCTTTTATAATCTCAGCCTGCTCCATTTCACTGTAGCTGGTATTCCTGGTGACTGGCACCTGGCACTGGCATTTCTAAACCTGCTAAGGTCCATCCTTGCAACTGTACATCCTTTGGGACTCTAGTCCTGCCATACATTTGTAAACCTCAGCTGCTTCCTAGGATCCCTTTATGTCGTTATAACCATTATCATCTGGGTGACTCTGAAATTAACAAAGTCTAACTGGCAGAGCCAGGTACATTTTTGAGTATAAAAACATTGAAGTGCAgcttctatacacacacacacacacacacacacacacacacacacacacacacacacatacacacagatctTAGATCTCATGtgagaggtttattggggttGGTGCAGAGGTTGCCTCTAAGTGAgagtagaaggaaaagagagcagGGATATATGACACTTGCTTTTTATAAGAGGATATAACACATGCACATAGAGTGTGTGCCTTGTGGCAGCAGTAGCAACAGTGTCACAGGGAtggttgattgatgtgggagtgccatatatcaatctgttgatttcattggttaagtaataaagaaactgcttggctggccctcataggttaaaacataggtgggaggagtaaacagaacagaatgctgggaggaagaggaagtgagctcagactcaacagctctgcgctctggagcagagacgccatgctcccagctcctgggcggatgcggggatagctctgctctctgaggcacacacaataaagctccgacccaggatggacataggctagaatctccctggtaagccacctcatgggctacactagaaatgggctagtccaggtgcgagagttagcctagaagaggctagatagaaatgggccaagcagtgtttaaaagaatacagtttgtgtgttgttatttcaggacacaagctagcaggcggccagggtgctggggacacagccccgctgctcctatcacTACAGTTGATCACTGTTGTCACTTGGTCTCTGTGGGCAGGTTGATGgaaatgcctgaatgctaacactaTTGATCTCAACATATTTCAAGTCAACTACAGACTGCTACAGAAACTTGACAGCCCCAGATTTTCCCTCAGAATCTGCATCCTAGACAGTTCCAAACAACTAGTCCTATGTGGTCCATCTTTACAAACTGTCCTAATGCTGCTTGCACTTCTCTATTCCCAGACGGTCCCACAGAGCCTAGAAATTGACACAGCCTGCTATTCCCCACCTTAACCTACATTCCAGCTTCCTTGGATCTCTAACAACAATACCTCAATATCAACAGGAAGGAGCCAGAAAGAATGATGCTGTAATGAGCATGGAAACAGAGTcctctgaatgaataaaaaaagggGAATCTGTAGTGTAGATAGAGcaggaaatttatagaataagaatgaatgtaaaagcatttcttcttgtgtgtagtgtggaaaattactaaggtgaaatattaagagaacatttgCCCGCTTGAAGGCTGCCACACACATCTGGCCGATGGGGAGGCTGCACCCAGCAAACTTGGTAACAAAGTAATCTTGCCACACAAGAGGGACCCCCACCCTTCTGTGGCCAGTCAATACTGATAACCTAGGACACCTGGTTATCGGAAGGATCAAACGAGGGGAAGTTTGAACTGGCATAAAAGAGAGGGCTGAAGCAGGATGGTTATCTCATTTCTCACTATGGCTTGGGTATCCGACCTCCATGGAGAGATCCTCCAAGCCTGTCTCCCGAAAAGCAGCAATAGTAAACACCTGGCCTAAACATttaatgctctgtctcctgagtacagAGCTTCATCTCCCCAAAGCAGACATTTAACACCTTGCATCCCGAATGCAAAGCCTTATTCCCTGAGAGTGGACATTGAAGGTCTGTCTCCCGAGAACAGACAAGATACTCTGCCTTTCAGAATGCTTTGCCATCCTGAGAGCAAAGCTTCGTCTTCTAAGCAGACAGAATGCTTTGCCATCCCAAGAGCAAAGCTTCATCTTCGAGAGTAGAGAACTAAAAGCTTTGTCTCCCGATATTCAGTCACTTGAAAAGCTGAGTCCAAAGGCCCTACATTCTGAGATAGACCACAGACTATGTGGTCAAGGATTGATCCAGCACCTGATACCAGCCCGGAACAGGACATCGGAACCTTATCTCCTGAGCGCAGACTACTGGGTCAAGAGTAGAGCCTCACTATCAAGCCTCCAGTGTGGTCAGGCATCCAGcctgaagaaatttaaaaaaccctTTTTAAGCTGAAGAATACCAGGTCATATGATGCTATTTCATGCGCGTATGAGATGTTAAGAGAAGAGCATAGACGTGTTAATACATATGTTtagtgtgtgaaatgttaagGGATATCTTATGGATAATTGATAATATTAGGAAATGTTAATGGATAagttaaggttaagaagtgttttatagataagTAATGGATAGgttgtattaaggttaagaaatgttttatagataagtaatggataagttgtattaaggttaagaagtgtcTTATGGATAAGTGATAAGTTAGATTAAGGTTATGAATTGGTTTTATGTGTTAGGTTTAGTAGGATTAATAATTGTGATATTGAATTGCCTATGTGTTGCCCATTATCAATCCCCTATGCCTATTAAGATTGTAAACCCCATTGATGCATTGGATATTGAAGTTACTAGTAAAGAATCATtataaaaacaattctcttgtcgggtggtggtggcacatgcctttaatcccaggaggcagaggcaggcggatctttgggagttcgaggccagcctggtctacaagagctagttccgggatgggcaccaaagctacaaagaaaccctgtctcgacaaacaaacaaacaaaaaacaaaaacaattctcttgcttggtctggtCAATCATTGctctctggggagaagggcacagaGTCCTCATAGATATTACTCAAAaagaacctggagctgaagtcccccAGCTCGTAACAGATGCCCAATTACTCAACACCTAACAAcccaataataaaacaaaaaggtgggAATGAAGGACTCCCTTTTTGTCTCCTTAAAAACCCACtaccgaaaaacaaaacaaaacaaacaaaaacccaaacccaccTGTTGCTACTGCTTCATGCTGTCTGGTCAATCCAGAGGCAGTGTCCATGCCCAGCTTGCCACTCCAGGTAATAAAtgtcctttgtgctgagaacttggtgtCTGCGGGTGTCCTGTACTAACTCTGAGGGGTGGGAGTGGGTTCCAACTCCTTAAAATCAcctgtaaaaaaaataagcagaaagatATCAGAATTAAATGATATATACATTAAATGGACTTAGTAGATAGGTACAGAATATTTCCCTCATGGACCAGTGACTATGCATGCTACCTAACAGCCGATCATCAACCAACCCTAGTAAGAAAATACTAGTTGGTTTTTTTCCCACTCAATTCAGTGACTGTCCCTGAAGCACTGCTGTCCTAATCAACAACTTGAACTCTGATGCTACCAGCAAGGGTTCGACAGCAAGGGCTGCAGCTGGTGGGAACTCTGTTCCCTCATTCACCAGACCTCTCAAAACCACTAGGTGAAACTTTATCTAGATCTCTATCCCTCTCTAGAACTCAGGATCCAAAGGTTGAGGTGAGATTATGCTAGCTCGGAGAGGCTGAATCGCAAGTAGCtaaccttctctccttgttcACGTCTCCAGAAAACACCCCCAGACCTGCTCTGCTCCCACTTCAGAACACTCTCTATACCTGgttcctccccaccacctcctatCAGCTAGTTTCTGACTCAGTCTCCTGAccacaggttaattttatttaatcaaacaaatgaacatgTTTTTGCATTGTGAACAAAAGCAGTAGGAAGAAATGTaccacaccttaaaataatagttCACAACAAGCAGGAGTTGGGCtgctttatattttttacttcaaCTATGTGGTCTTGTGAACTTTAGattgttttctggggtttttcATCTTAAGGCTACTTTTATTCTTCAAAACTCTGTGGAagctaacatttttattatgaattagTACAGCTTATGGAGGAATCATCCTTATAATAATTCagaggtaaaaatgcccagtagaatgggatgtttccagGAGATAAATGTATTACAGTACAGGCAATGGGAATCTCCCCAAACCCATTCAACCATgtcagataccagagaaagatacCAGTAGCagtgtaaaggcacagcagaagcaaaagacattctggggtCTGGTGTCTGGTGTCTGGTGTCTGGTGTCTGGGGTCTGGGGTCTGGGGTCTGGGGTCTGGGGTCTGGGGTCTGGGATCTCAGGGCCTTTCCTAATTGAGATTTACCCATCAGGAGGTTTCTtcctggtgggctgacacctTGAACTTCAATTGCCACCTACTGCttctctgacatggccactgACATGAGTAGCACCATGACAGTGAATTGGGAccttccatatcaatcatcaatctaCATGCAAATTTGGTGGAGGAATGttctccattgaggttccctcttctaaaaggactctagtttgtatcaagttgtcAATAAAACTAGTCAGTACTGGATCTAAACAGAGTTCTtaatagaacaaataaaaatggttGAGAAATAGCTCAAAAAGTTTTTATCATTCTTAGAAGTTAGGGAAATGCTAAGacaattctgagatttcatctcaccctAGTCAGAATAACTAAGACCAACAAAACACCTGACAGGAAACTCTGGTTTGGGGAGAAGAGGAACTCTTATTTACCATTAGTAGGTTTGTAAAATTGTACAGCCACTTCATAATTCAGTATGAAAAGTatcaaaaaactaaactaaatttaCCAAATGATCCAGCTATATTACTTCTTGGACTATGTCCAAGGGCTCAACACACTGGTCTGTTCCACAGATATTTGCTCAGCCTGTCCATTGCTACTCTATGCAATGGAAATGGAAGCAACCTgatgtccttcaactgatgaaaatgtggtacatatacacagtggGATATTATTTATctgtgaagaaaaattaaatcattaaatttgcgggtaaatgtatggaactagaaaagactaTATTAAATGAGATACTcaagacacagagacaaatgCTGCATGTGACCTCTCTGTgattcctagctccaaatctttgGATTTGAGTTATAACATGGAGTAACTATCTAAATCAGCAAATTACAAAGGAACCATAGGGGTTTTTAGAAGAGAATGGCAGAATACAGGTGATTTGAAGTGGGAAATGGAAACTTAGGTGAAGTATTCAACTGCAGAGGGTGGAGGATTGccaatgtaaaagaaaaaggaggaaaaagggacAGATCACACCTTGGTTTTTTGATAAAGCCTcaaggaatcatattattttatattcacttaaaattatatatgatagATGTaagtgcatgtatatacacatatgtaaataaaggTATGCTAGTTGGGCTGAAAATGCTCCCTGAAACAACTAGGGATGAACCAAAAccccagtaccaggcatgagaaaaCCCGGTTGGTCAGAGTAGTCCAAGTTATTCCCAAAACAATacacagcaaatggagaccatcataAAAACCCACAATCTGATGCAATGCACAGATCAATGGATCCTAAGGCTCCCAGGCAGAGTCTGCATCAAAGACCCTGAAGACcctcaggaaacatcacagaagaagagaCTATTAGGAGTATTCCTAAAAACAAGCCTCTCTGCCAACATAAATTATCCCAATCATactgaatcagaccaaattaaaagatatctcAGTTTAATTGGATGCCTGTGTTCTCGGGGAGCTCAAGGGGGGAACAGAAAGCTGGTACATAAAccgaagaggaagagggaagaccccatgtttattttaaatagactgtggaagtggtcttgacctttcctggggaggggtcaaggtttgtcGGGGCTCAGGGGAGGGGCCAtccaaagatggaggctggaggctgggattGCATTCCAGATTCTTTGTATAAGGGgtaacaggaagctgaggtgatacTTATGAACAACATTTTAGGCTCTTTTTGGATAAAGGGGCATCTGTTCAAGTCTGGTTACTTTCTGCAGGCATGGGGCgacgtgggggaggggagagctgggtgttggtgggttCACACTCAGCAAGAGGTGcggctggagagataacttgtTTACTCTCATCCCAGAGACATCAGGcttctgtttcttgagggagatgagaaggcgggtaactaggagaaaaaatattgttattacccATCTTGCTTGTATCACCAAAGATGAATGTGTCAGCGTAAGGACAGATAGGCCCTTCATTGGTGGCATCTTGGAAAAccagagggtggaaggtcctaactgctggacagaccaagtgtcctgagtaggtgcccgcttgagtctggagagatggtaccagcatggatGTCCCTGGAGCTTGGCAGCTgagggggtggtgaggattaccgtgtgaggtcctgtccatcgagGTTCAAGAAACCTAGGAGTTAGCTGTTTGAGGAATACTTCATCCCCTGTGGAGAGCAgggcaggtttaggggcattagTGTCCACTGGTGTGGGGACAGAGAGACAACTGTCAGCATGTGAATGAAGAAGGGACCtcagaagggagaggtagggtagaTACCCCACTAGTGGAGGAGTATgggctgggaggtgatggttgAGGAAAAAGGGTCTGCCATAAAGGAGCTTGAAAGGGCTCAGACACGTAGGGGAATGTGGGGTGGCCCTGAGGCAAGTAAGGGcaatggggggaagggagggccaagataacctgagttcaatggagagcttgattagctgttgtttgatgagtccattggGCCTCTCCACCTTTCCAGAGGGTTGTGGATAGTAGGGGATGTGGAATTTCCAGGAGacgttgagagcttctgacacaagctccatgaccctggaagtgaaggctggcccATTGTCCATCTGGATGGTCGGTGGGATGCCAAACCGAGGAATGACATGGTCCAGGAGTatctgagccaccacatctgccgTTTCCCTGGAAGCTGGAAatgcttctatccatcctgtagaagtgtccacaagtgttaagagataatggagttttttttttatgagaaggCATATGGGTGAAATCAACCTGCCAATCTTTGCCCTACAAAGCTGATGTAGAGACTGACGTATGTGAAGAGCCCCCTGTGGATTGGCATGGGCACACATCTGGCATGAGGAGTGATCCTGTAAAATACGATCTCGGATATGGGTGGGTCAAAGAAGGGCTCAAATAAGAGGAGCAAAGCTTTGGGGCCTATGTGTAAGGTCTGGTGGATGTCTGAAATGATTGACAATGCCTGGTCATGAGGAAGGATGAGATGGTTATTTAAACAGAACCATCCATCCTTTGTTTTTGTAGGCCCCCTTTTTTATGAGCTCGACCCTCTCTTTTGGTTGGTAATGGGGTTGATAGGAGGAAGTCAAGAACAAAATATGTTCTGTGGAATCAgaggagatggaggccagcccCCGGGCCACTGAGTCAGCCTTGGCATTGCCTAAGGCCGCTGGGTCCTTGGAGGATTGGTGTTCCTGACAGGGAATAATGGCTActtctgcagggagctggagggcCTCCAAGAGGTTGACTATAAGGGGTCTGTTAACTATGGGAGTGCCTCTGGTAGTAAGGAAGCCACTTTCCTTCCAGAGTGCAGAATGGGCATGGGCTATTAAAAAGGCATATTTAGAGTCAGTGTGGATATTAGCACGTTGGCCCTTGGCTATTTGGAGTGCCTAGTCAAGGCAATTAATTCGGCCTTTTGTGAGGAGGCTCCCATTGGCTTCAACTGTGTTAGTGGAAGTGACCACTGTATATGCTGCCTGGCTGTCGCTAGCTGTTGGGTTTAGACATTTCAATCACTGTGACTTTTCTCAGCTCAAGATTCTTTTGCAAGTAATGCTATGAGGACTCTGTGCCCTTCTCTCCAGAGAGCAAAGAGTCACTagaccaagcaagagaattgtcTTTATAATGATTCATTATTAGTGGCTTCTATATCCAACACATTAAGAGAGCTCACACTCTTAGCTTGCATGTGAGAACCATGATAGGCAACACACAAACAATTCAATATCACAATTATTAAGCCTACTAATCCTAATACATTAAACCAATTCCTAATCTCCATTCGACTCATCATTatctataaaacacttcttaaccttaatacaacttatcaattaacatttcctaatcttaccaattatccataaaatatctcttaacatttcacacactaAACACAAGTATTAATACACGTGTGCTCTTCTAATTATCATTCATGCATTAATCTCAGATTTACAAAGTTCCATACTTGAGTGTAAATAGCATTATACAACCTGATATCCTCTGTAAGGACTTTTCAGCTCTGAAAAGGACTTTTGGGTTTCTTCAGACCTAAAAAGGAGTTTTGGGTTTCTTCAGGCTGGATGCCCAACTGCACCGGGTGCTTGACCATGAAGCTCAACTCTTGACTGTGTAGGCTGTGTGGTCTGGCGATGTTCTGCTCCGGATGCTCTGCTGCAGGCACCACCACCCTACGTCCTGGTCCGAAGAAGCCCGTGGCCAGAGGGCTAAGGTGGCAGGCGGCGGCAGGCTTGGGTCGGGTGGCTGCGGTGGTGGCGTGGGGTGCAGGTGGCATGGTGGCCAAAGCTCGGTGTGCTGTGGTGACTGCGGCGACCACAACCATGGAGGCGGTACTTCCGCTCATCGCGGGCCACGGGCAGCAGCTCGGGTTGCGACTGAACTCCCACACGGTGGGTGCTCAGAGGATCTGTTCTCTGGAGGCTGGGCGGTCAGAGGATCTGCTCGCAGGAAGAGAATCTCACTATGAGGCTCAACAGCATGTTAGGGACATCGTGATGGTGAGATaactgcctggcttctgcctttctttttatgCCCATTCAAAACTGCCTCTTGTCAGATCCTTCAGATAGCCAGCCAGATGTCCTAGGCTATCAGTATCGACTGGACACAGAAGGGTGGGGTCCTTGTCGTGTGGCAAGATTACTTTTGTTACCAAGGTTACTGGATGCACCCTTCCCCTCCGGCAGAGCCACAGGGGTGTGGCAGCCTCCAAGTGGGCAAAATGATCTCTTAAtatttctccttaattttttACTTCACACAGTTTTCTTACttaatttcctattttctatATTATACTTATCCTTATAGCTTTCCTACTTTGCCTACACTACAGATACCTGTTTTTTACTTATTCAGAAGGATCTGTTTCCATGTTCATTACACTGGCAGTTTCCTGATTTATCTATAAGGGAACTTCCATCAGCAAACAGGGTGAGTTGGGGATCTGTGATTGGCTGGTCTAGAAGACCTGGCCAAGGTGAGGTTAAAGCCTTTAATTACAGCCTCTGGGCAAGAGTAGAGGAGGTGCCAGAGTGGGAGGGAGCAAGAAGAAAAGTTGCTGGAGTTTAGGGCAGGACTGGAGGCCAAAGTAATTTGGGggttttctagaaacagtaaGTAAAATACCTGGATTNNNNNNNNNNNNNNNNNNNNNNNNNNNNNNNNNNNNNNNNNNNNNNNNNNNNNNNNNNNNNNNNNNNNNNNNNNNNNNNNNNNNNNNNNNNNNNNNNNNNNNNNNN
The DNA window shown above is from Microtus ochrogaster isolate Prairie Vole_2 unplaced genomic scaffold, MicOch1.0 UNK57, whole genome shotgun sequence and carries:
- the LOC113455526 gene encoding protein NYNRIN-like isoform X1; amino-acid sequence: MCAHANPQGALHIRQSLHQLCRAKIGRLISPICLLIKKKLHYLLTLVDTSTGWIEAFPASRETADVVAQILLDHVIPRFGIPPTIQMDNGPAFTSRVMELVSEALNVSWKFHIPYYPQPSGKVERPNGLIKQQLIKLSIELRLSWPSLPPIALTCLRATPHSPTCLSPFKLLYGRPFFLNHHLPAHTPPLVGYLPYLSLLRSLLHSHADSCLSVPTPVDTNAPKPALLSTGDEVFLKQLTPRFLEPRWTGPHTVILRSWNPLPPLRVSTGHPQTPSSQHKGHLLPGVASWAWTLPLD
- the LOC113455526 gene encoding uncharacterized protein LOC113455526 isoform X2 produces the protein MSGSTASMVVVAAVTTAHRALATMPPAPHATTAATRPKPAAACHLSPLATGFFGPGRRVVVPAAEHPEQNIARPHSLHSQELSFMVKHPVQLGIQPEETQNSFLGLKKPKSPFQS